A genomic segment from Gilvibacter sp. SZ-19 encodes:
- a CDS encoding acyl-CoA dehydrogenase family protein, producing the protein MNTTYFTEEHDLFRDSLRDFLQKEVVPHIEDWEASGTIDPEIWTKMGEMGFFGIAYPEAYGGMGLDFFYTVIFLEELQRVQSGGFAAAMWAHAYLAMTHLNAEGNEEQKQHYLAKSINGEMIGCLCVTEPFGGSDVSGMRSTAVKQGDHYILNGSKTFITNGVYSDYLVVAAKTDPSLGNKGISLFIVDRSMEGVAATKLDKLGWRASDTGEISFTDVKVPVSNMLGEENKGFQYIMQHFASERLIMGINAHARSEWALEYTIQYMKDRKAFGKSISEFQALRHKIAQLASEVEVCKTFNYTVAKRLGDGEYVVKEASMSKLISTKIADEVAYDCLQMLGGYGYMEEYPMARLLRDSRLGPIGGGTSEILREIIAKMVIDGKQYKPAT; encoded by the coding sequence ATGAATACTACTTATTTTACCGAAGAACACGATCTTTTCAGAGACAGTTTGCGCGACTTCTTGCAAAAGGAAGTGGTGCCGCATATTGAAGACTGGGAAGCCAGTGGTACCATTGATCCGGAGATCTGGACAAAAATGGGTGAGATGGGATTCTTTGGGATTGCATATCCGGAAGCCTACGGCGGTATGGGCTTAGATTTCTTCTACACGGTGATCTTTCTAGAGGAGTTACAGCGCGTGCAATCCGGTGGGTTTGCGGCTGCAATGTGGGCGCATGCCTATTTGGCAATGACCCACTTGAACGCAGAAGGCAATGAAGAACAAAAGCAACATTACTTGGCCAAGAGTATTAACGGCGAAATGATAGGTTGTCTTTGTGTGACAGAGCCCTTTGGAGGTTCTGATGTATCTGGAATGCGATCTACGGCTGTAAAGCAAGGCGATCACTATATTCTGAACGGTTCCAAGACCTTTATCACTAATGGTGTCTACAGCGACTATTTGGTGGTAGCAGCTAAAACGGATCCCTCTTTGGGCAACAAGGGTATTAGTTTATTCATTGTAGATAGAAGCATGGAGGGTGTTGCAGCGACCAAACTTGACAAATTGGGTTGGCGTGCAAGCGATACAGGAGAGATATCCTTTACCGATGTAAAAGTTCCTGTGAGCAATATGTTGGGAGAAGAGAACAAAGGATTCCAATACATCATGCAGCATTTTGCTAGTGAGCGTCTTATTATGGGGATAAATGCCCACGCGCGCTCGGAATGGGCCTTAGAGTACACCATTCAATACATGAAAGACCGCAAGGCCTTTGGGAAGTCCATTTCTGAATTCCAGGCGTTGCGTCATAAGATCGCACAGTTAGCCTCCGAAGTAGAAGTTTGCAAAACCTTTAACTATACCGTTGCAAAACGATTGGGAGACGGGGAGTATGTGGTTAAAGAGGCCAGCATGTCTAAACTGATTTCTACAAAAATTGCAGACGAAGTTGCCTATGACTGCCTGCAGATGCTAGGGGGTTACGGCTATATGGAAGAATATCCTATGGCGCGATTACTTCGCGATAGTAGGCTAGGACCTATCGGAGGAGGTACTTCTGAGATCTTACGCGAGATCATCGCAAAAATGGTCATTGACGGGAAGCAATATAAACCCGCAACTTAG
- a CDS encoding helix-hairpin-helix domain-containing protein: MGVFFLLKKQLLFYKRDQLSVALFLIAFTGLLWLIHGGERPEHIPVDLNASVSQKERASLDSLKLDKAKPRRYKFNPNFLSPYNAYLWGISDSALTALESFRAQDKWLRSAADFQRVTGVSDSLLAEMKSYFRFPAWTQQSRTNTFRDRPEKVKELNAASQEELEAVYGIGPVLAGRILRFKQRYGPYSDSLQLRLIYGLKPEVRAELLKHFTIATKDTISKIDFNTAAASDLATLPGINFELAKELVIFRRLRDGISAPEDLLMLEGITADWLAGIAVYLQFE, encoded by the coding sequence ATGGGGGTATTTTTTTTACTCAAAAAACAACTGCTATTCTACAAGCGCGACCAGCTAAGTGTTGCCTTATTCCTAATTGCATTTACAGGTCTTTTATGGCTGATTCACGGTGGTGAAAGACCAGAGCATATACCAGTTGATCTCAATGCATCCGTATCTCAGAAAGAGCGAGCCTCATTGGATTCCTTAAAGCTGGACAAGGCCAAGCCGAGACGCTATAAATTCAACCCTAATTTTCTGAGTCCGTACAATGCTTATCTGTGGGGTATTAGCGATAGTGCTTTGACTGCTTTAGAAAGTTTTCGCGCTCAAGACAAGTGGTTGCGATCTGCTGCGGATTTTCAGCGAGTCACTGGAGTCTCAGATTCCTTGCTGGCCGAAATGAAAAGCTATTTTAGATTCCCTGCATGGACGCAGCAAAGTCGGACCAACACCTTCCGGGATCGCCCTGAAAAAGTTAAGGAGCTGAACGCCGCCAGCCAAGAGGAGTTAGAGGCAGTTTACGGGATAGGTCCAGTTTTGGCAGGGCGTATTCTCCGTTTTAAGCAGCGCTATGGTCCATATTCCGACAGTTTGCAATTGCGGCTGATCTATGGACTAAAACCTGAAGTGAGAGCAGAACTACTTAAACATTTCACCATTGCCACTAAGGACACCATTAGTAAGATCGATTTCAATACAGCAGCTGCTTCTGACTTGGCAACTTTGCCTGGAATTAATTTCGAATTGGCTAAGGAGTTGGTGATATTCAGACGGTTACGAGATGGGATTTCTGCCCCAGAAGACTTGCTTATGTTAGAGGGTATTACTGCGGATTGGTTAGCGGGAATTGCCGTATATTTGCAATTCGAATAA
- a CDS encoding sodium:alanine symporter family protein, giving the protein MYKRVLLLAFALLSPLFSFAQEAQEAGIDEKINDAVMPAAVWWENLVLTTVPLGEYNVSVVVILLVLGATFFTVYFKVPSIRRFPLAINTVRGKYDDIEGADGHGVEKSDVNIVDGDLPDTIRDESQEGEVSHFQALATAVSGTVGLGNIAGVAVAIALGGPGATFWMIVCGLIGMATKFVECTLGVKYRDVGPDGTVYGGPMYYLSKGLKEQNMGGLGKVLAGLFAILCVGASFGGGNAFQSNQATVQLSSLMGLEGGATGFIIGVILAVLVGIVIIGGIKRIAKITEKIVPFMAGIYVLAALIIIFANISYIGDAFGLIFKGAFTPMAGLGGFVGVLIVGFQRAAFSNEAGAGSAAIAHSAVKTKYPASEGVVALLEPFIDTVVICTMTALVIIFFNIDGTNLQSVFEYGAVEGSNVILNGTGEQLGGVDLTSRAFDSVIPGFSYVLTIAIVLFAFSTMISWSYYGLQSWKYLFGKGKTADLIYKIMFLLFVVIGAAATLDAVIKFSDAMILALVFPNMIGLFFLFPKVREEMKKYLAAIKGLKSSN; this is encoded by the coding sequence ATGTACAAAAGAGTACTTCTGTTAGCATTCGCTTTATTATCACCTTTATTTTCTTTCGCTCAAGAGGCCCAAGAAGCCGGCATCGACGAAAAGATAAACGATGCGGTTATGCCCGCTGCCGTTTGGTGGGAGAATCTTGTTCTAACCACGGTTCCCTTAGGCGAATACAATGTTTCTGTAGTAGTAATTCTATTGGTTTTAGGAGCAACTTTCTTTACAGTTTATTTCAAAGTGCCAAGCATCCGAAGATTTCCGTTGGCCATTAATACGGTGCGCGGGAAATACGACGACATTGAAGGTGCGGACGGACACGGAGTTGAAAAATCAGACGTAAATATTGTAGATGGCGATTTGCCAGATACCATTCGTGACGAAAGTCAAGAAGGAGAGGTATCTCACTTTCAGGCTTTGGCCACAGCTGTTTCTGGTACCGTAGGTTTAGGAAACATTGCTGGGGTTGCTGTAGCGATCGCCTTGGGTGGTCCTGGAGCAACTTTCTGGATGATCGTTTGTGGTCTTATTGGTATGGCTACCAAATTTGTGGAATGTACCTTGGGTGTTAAGTATCGTGATGTTGGTCCTGATGGAACCGTTTACGGTGGTCCGATGTACTATTTGTCTAAAGGACTTAAGGAGCAGAACATGGGCGGTCTTGGTAAAGTGCTTGCCGGATTGTTCGCCATTCTTTGTGTCGGAGCTTCCTTTGGAGGAGGAAACGCATTTCAGTCTAACCAGGCCACAGTGCAGCTTTCTTCGCTTATGGGATTAGAGGGCGGAGCTACCGGATTCATCATTGGAGTTATTCTTGCAGTTCTAGTAGGAATTGTAATTATTGGGGGTATCAAGCGTATCGCTAAAATTACAGAGAAGATCGTTCCATTTATGGCGGGTATCTATGTACTAGCAGCCTTGATCATCATCTTTGCCAATATCTCTTATATCGGAGATGCTTTTGGGCTGATCTTTAAAGGAGCCTTCACGCCTATGGCTGGTTTAGGTGGTTTTGTCGGAGTGCTTATTGTTGGATTCCAACGCGCGGCTTTCTCTAACGAGGCTGGAGCAGGGTCCGCAGCAATTGCTCACTCCGCAGTAAAAACAAAATATCCGGCTAGTGAGGGTGTAGTTGCCCTTTTGGAGCCATTCATTGATACGGTAGTAATTTGTACTATGACTGCCTTGGTGATCATCTTCTTTAATATCGACGGAACCAATTTGCAAAGTGTATTTGAATACGGAGCAGTAGAAGGTTCTAACGTGATCTTAAACGGAACCGGAGAGCAGCTCGGAGGAGTGGACTTGACCTCCCGCGCATTCGACTCGGTTATCCCAGGCTTCTCTTATGTATTGACAATCGCGATTGTTTTGTTCGCCTTCTCGACCATGATCTCTTGGTCTTACTACGGCCTACAGTCTTGGAAATATCTGTTCGGTAAAGGAAAAACTGCCGACCTTATCTATAAAATCATGTTCCTATTGTTCGTGGTGATTGGTGCTGCTGCCACTTTGGATGCGGTGATCAAATTCTCCGATGCGATGATCCTTGCCTTGGTGTTCCCGAACATGATAGGACTATTCTTCCTGTTCCCTAAGGTGCGCGAGGAAATGAAGAAATACCTGGCTGCCATTAAAGGACTTAAATCGTCCAACTAG
- a CDS encoding TrkA family potassium uptake protein — MPKVTLLTRYFRSKINIALGLLLVVFIAGVFGFKFYADYSWIDAVYMTIITITTVGFQEVEPLGPSEKIFTSVLIISSIFIVGYAITVISEYLLGKSNIGNLTQKRVKKQIESLSGHVIVCGYGRNGRQAVQKLRAYNKPFVVVEIDEEIVSRAVLDDDILMVLGNADEDEVLYQAGIDRASTLICALPSDADNLFIVLSARQINPKLRIISRATEETSYQKLKLAGADNVIMPDKIGGEHMASLVVVPDLVEFLDNLTVSGEEDSINVEQVSFENICPDGIEMAIRDLDLRKRTGCSIIGYKSPNGEYVVNPEPEMILKKESKLILIGRPPQIERLKEVYKV; from the coding sequence ATGCCTAAAGTTACCCTGCTGACACGATATTTTAGATCTAAGATCAACATTGCCCTTGGCTTGTTGCTTGTGGTTTTTATTGCAGGAGTTTTCGGGTTTAAATTCTATGCGGACTACAGTTGGATAGATGCGGTCTACATGACCATTATTACTATTACCACCGTTGGATTCCAAGAGGTGGAGCCGCTAGGACCCAGCGAAAAGATATTTACCTCTGTATTGATCATATCCAGTATCTTTATTGTGGGATATGCCATTACGGTGATCTCCGAGTATTTGCTCGGTAAAAGCAATATTGGAAACCTTACCCAGAAAAGAGTGAAAAAGCAAATTGAATCTTTAAGTGGACATGTAATTGTCTGTGGTTATGGCCGAAACGGGCGTCAAGCCGTGCAAAAACTACGCGCCTATAACAAACCATTTGTTGTAGTGGAAATTGACGAAGAAATAGTTTCTAGAGCCGTTCTTGACGACGACATACTCATGGTCCTTGGAAATGCAGACGAGGATGAGGTGCTTTATCAGGCAGGTATCGATAGAGCTTCAACCTTGATCTGTGCCTTGCCGAGCGATGCAGATAATTTATTTATTGTCTTGTCTGCCCGACAGATCAATCCCAAGCTGCGAATCATTAGCCGTGCCACCGAAGAGACCAGTTATCAAAAACTCAAATTGGCCGGAGCCGACAATGTGATCATGCCAGACAAGATAGGCGGAGAGCATATGGCATCGCTAGTAGTGGTTCCAGATCTGGTCGAATTTTTAGATAATCTTACAGTTTCCGGAGAAGAGGATAGTATAAACGTAGAGCAGGTCTCTTTTGAGAACATCTGCCCAGATGGTATAGAAATGGCCATCCGCGATCTTGATCTTCGCAAACGTACAGGCTGTTCTATAATCGGATATAAATCTCCTAACGGCGAGTATGTTGTGAATCCGGAGCCAGAAATGATCCTTAAAAAAGAGTCCAAACTCATCCTTATTGGAAGGCCGCCGCAAATCGAGCGTTTAAAGGAAGTTTACAAGGTTTAA
- a CDS encoding PspC family transcriptional regulator encodes MNWVYDLRHYLERRGFYVSSRLAERLGMRAKSVRLFFIYVSFATLGAGFAIYLTLAFWLKLKDLIYTKRTSVFDL; translated from the coding sequence ATGAATTGGGTTTACGATTTAAGGCATTATCTAGAACGACGAGGGTTTTATGTGTCCTCTCGCTTGGCCGAACGCTTGGGCATGCGCGCTAAAAGTGTTCGCCTGTTTTTTATCTACGTGAGCTTTGCCACTTTGGGAGCCGGATTTGCAATTTATCTCACCTTGGCTTTTTGGCTTAAACTAAAAGACTTAATTTACACCAAACGAACTTCTGTTTTTGACCTCTAG
- a CDS encoding PLP-dependent cysteine synthase family protein translates to MEYAENILGTIGNTPLVKINHLAKDLPCLVLAKYETFNPGNSVKDRMALKMVEDAEADGRLQPGGTIIEGTSGNTGMGLALAAVVKGYKSIFVTTDKQSKEKVDVLKAMGAEVIVCPTDVAPDDPRSYYSVSKRLGEETPNSWYVNQYDNPSNAVAHYESTGPEIWKQTDGKVTHFVVGVGTGGTISGVGKYLKEQNPNIKVWGIDTYGSVFKKYHETGIFDEKEIYPYVTEGIGEDILPENVDFSIIDGFTKVTDKDAAIYTQLLAKTEGMFLGNSAGAAMKGLLQLKEHFNEDDVVVVLFHDHGSRYVGKMFNDDWMRKMGYIE, encoded by the coding sequence ATGGAATACGCAGAAAATATATTAGGCACTATAGGAAATACTCCTTTGGTAAAGATCAATCACTTGGCTAAGGATCTACCTTGCTTGGTGTTGGCAAAATACGAAACATTCAACCCTGGGAATTCGGTAAAAGACCGCATGGCCCTAAAGATGGTAGAAGACGCTGAGGCCGATGGGCGCTTGCAACCAGGAGGTACCATCATTGAAGGAACTTCCGGAAATACTGGAATGGGCTTGGCCCTTGCTGCGGTGGTAAAAGGCTACAAAAGCATCTTTGTTACTACAGATAAGCAGTCCAAAGAAAAAGTAGATGTGTTAAAAGCCATGGGGGCAGAAGTGATTGTATGTCCTACAGATGTGGCTCCAGACGATCCACGGTCTTATTATTCGGTTTCTAAACGCCTAGGAGAAGAAACTCCAAACAGTTGGTATGTGAATCAGTACGACAATCCGAGTAATGCTGTAGCACATTACGAAAGTACCGGGCCGGAGATCTGGAAGCAGACAGACGGTAAGGTAACCCACTTTGTTGTTGGCGTTGGAACAGGGGGGACTATTTCTGGAGTTGGGAAATATTTGAAAGAGCAGAATCCTAATATTAAAGTTTGGGGAATTGATACCTACGGAAGCGTGTTTAAAAAATACCACGAGACCGGAATCTTTGACGAAAAGGAGATCTACCCATATGTTACCGAGGGGATAGGCGAAGACATTTTACCAGAAAACGTCGATTTTAGCATCATAGATGGCTTTACCAAAGTAACCGATAAGGATGCTGCCATCTATACCCAATTATTGGCTAAAACAGAAGGGATGTTCTTAGGAAACTCTGCAGGAGCAGCTATGAAAGGCCTGCTGCAACTCAAAGAACACTTTAATGAAGACGATGTGGTGGTGGTACTATTTCACGATCACGGCAGTCGTTATGTGGGTAAAATGTTCAACGACGATTGGATGCGAAAAATGGGTTATATCGAATAG
- a CDS encoding ABC transporter permease: MNFEYFIARRIARSKDHKSSVSGPIIKIAIAAIAIGTIVMLIAIATGIGLQRKIKEKVSAFHGDIIISNYDTNFSFDSQIPISINQEFYPEFNLVPGIKHIQVTALKGGIIRTEETFEGVVVKGVNADYDFSHFEEYLTAGRLPDYSGNLNAEILISEYLAKRLNLKLGDKVATYFVNNDSERPTRTRGFDLVGIYNSGFQEFDQQFLVADIRHIQRLNKWEPDQIGSFELFVADFDKLAETSAAVYENIDSELNAISIREKYLSIFEWLDLFDFNIYLIIGIMIVIAGINMITALWVLILERTQMIGTLKALGSSDWSIQKVFLYNAGYIILRGLFWGNLIGLGLIFIQAQFGLFEYPDPEVYYMKEAPVYLNAFYVLALNAGTLALCLLMLWGASFTVSRIDPIKAIRFE; encoded by the coding sequence GTGAATTTCGAATATTTTATAGCCCGCCGCATTGCGCGTTCCAAGGATCATAAAAGTAGCGTATCGGGTCCAATTATAAAAATAGCCATAGCGGCTATTGCCATTGGCACCATAGTGATGCTTATTGCCATTGCTACGGGGATTGGACTGCAACGCAAGATCAAAGAAAAGGTTTCTGCTTTTCACGGCGATATCATCATCTCCAATTATGATACCAACTTTTCTTTTGATTCTCAGATCCCCATCAGCATAAACCAAGAATTCTATCCGGAGTTTAATCTGGTCCCAGGGATAAAGCATATACAGGTCACCGCTTTAAAAGGTGGGATAATCCGCACCGAAGAGACCTTTGAAGGTGTAGTTGTTAAAGGAGTAAATGCCGATTACGACTTCTCGCATTTTGAGGAGTATCTCACAGCAGGCCGATTGCCAGACTATAGCGGGAACTTAAACGCGGAGATCCTCATTTCTGAATATTTAGCCAAACGACTAAATTTAAAGTTGGGAGATAAGGTTGCGACCTATTTTGTCAATAACGATAGCGAACGCCCAACTAGAACACGGGGTTTTGATCTGGTGGGTATATACAACAGCGGGTTCCAAGAGTTTGACCAGCAATTCTTGGTGGCCGATATTCGTCACATTCAGCGCTTGAACAAATGGGAGCCAGATCAGATAGGCAGTTTTGAGCTTTTTGTGGCCGATTTTGACAAGCTCGCTGAGACCAGTGCAGCAGTTTATGAGAATATCGATTCGGAACTCAACGCCATCAGCATAAGGGAGAAATACCTCTCTATTTTTGAGTGGTTGGATCTGTTCGATTTTAATATCTACCTCATTATTGGGATCATGATCGTTATTGCCGGGATCAATATGATAACGGCCTTGTGGGTGCTTATTTTAGAACGTACCCAAATGATAGGAACTTTAAAGGCTCTAGGTAGCTCCGACTGGAGTATACAAAAGGTCTTTTTATACAATGCGGGTTATATTATTTTGCGCGGTTTGTTTTGGGGAAATCTGATAGGGCTCGGCCTCATATTTATCCAGGCGCAGTTTGGGCTGTTTGAGTATCCTGACCCAGAGGTATACTATATGAAAGAAGCTCCAGTATACCTGAACGCCTTTTATGTTTTGGCCTTGAATGCTGGGACATTAGCTCTTTGTCTTCTGATGCTATGGGGCGCTAGTTTTACGGTCTCGAGAATTGATCCTATTAAGGCGATCCGCTTTGAATAA
- a CDS encoding exo-beta-N-acetylmuramidase NamZ domain-containing protein, which yields MTVLSLKNTFLFLLIVMCSCGSKSQEADESLPDQNPKAQITPVPAANQTEEYFPLLQGKRVAVVANQTSIISATKNSYTHLVDSLLARGVDIVKVFAPEHGFRGRADAGEAVKDGLDTKTGLALLSLHGKHRKPTPEQLTDVDIIVFDIQDVGVRFYTYISTMSLVMEAAAEAGIPIIVLDRPNPNGHYVDGPTMLKEHTSFLGMHTVPLVYGMTIGEYALMVNGEGWLKNGIKADLTVIKNTAYNHRSKYMLPVRPSPNLPNATAVNLYPSLGLLEGTNLNAGRGTDYQFQLLGSPYLPAEKYTYQYTPKPNFGSKYPKHQDTECNGLFLGQQPYLSQVDLQWIVQAYRDHTKKDKFFNTANFTTHAGTPLLQQQIEQGLSAEEIRASWQAEIEEFKKTRAKYLLYDE from the coding sequence ATGACTGTTCTAAGTCTCAAAAATACGTTTTTATTCCTTCTGATTGTTATGTGTTCCTGCGGATCCAAATCGCAAGAAGCTGATGAAAGTCTTCCAGATCAAAATCCGAAAGCACAAATCACACCGGTTCCTGCAGCAAATCAAACAGAAGAATATTTTCCATTACTACAAGGCAAGCGTGTAGCGGTTGTTGCCAATCAGACCAGTATAATATCGGCCACAAAAAACAGCTATACACATCTTGTAGACAGCTTACTTGCCAGAGGCGTTGATATTGTAAAAGTATTCGCTCCAGAGCACGGCTTTAGAGGTCGCGCTGATGCAGGCGAGGCCGTTAAAGATGGCCTAGACACAAAAACAGGCTTAGCCTTGTTGTCATTACATGGCAAACACAGAAAACCAACTCCGGAGCAACTAACAGATGTAGATATAATAGTCTTCGACATACAGGACGTAGGCGTACGTTTCTACACCTACATCTCAACCATGAGTTTGGTCATGGAAGCCGCTGCAGAAGCGGGCATTCCGATAATTGTTTTGGATCGACCCAATCCCAACGGACATTATGTTGACGGCCCTACTATGCTTAAAGAGCATACAAGCTTTCTAGGTATGCACACGGTTCCGCTTGTTTATGGAATGACCATTGGCGAATACGCCTTAATGGTCAATGGCGAAGGTTGGTTAAAAAATGGGATCAAAGCAGATTTAACAGTAATTAAAAACACAGCATACAACCACCGTTCTAAGTATATGTTGCCGGTTAGGCCATCACCAAATTTGCCTAACGCAACGGCAGTTAACCTTTACCCGAGTTTAGGCCTTTTAGAGGGAACCAACCTCAACGCTGGCCGTGGTACTGACTATCAGTTTCAACTATTGGGCTCGCCTTATTTACCAGCAGAAAAATACACCTATCAGTATACCCCAAAACCCAACTTCGGATCTAAATATCCAAAACACCAAGACACCGAATGCAATGGTTTGTTCTTAGGGCAGCAACCTTATTTGAGTCAGGTGGATCTGCAATGGATAGTACAAGCCTATCGCGATCACACCAAAAAAGATAAGTTCTTCAATACAGCGAATTTCACCACTCACGCCGGCACTCCCCTGCTGCAACAGCAAATAGAGCAAGGCTTAAGCGCCGAAGAGATCCGAGCGAGCTGGCAAGCCGAAATAGAAGAATTTAAAAAGACCCGCGCTAAATACCTGCTTTACGACGAATAA
- a CDS encoding YkgJ family cysteine cluster protein, producing MNKQLEQLAEKAKVNHKANKKFFAKLKKRPPKHLDALMVELHEDEFTRTDCLECANCCKTTGPLFTDKDIDRLAKLFKMKQQQFIETYLRIDEENDYVLQTVPCPFLGADNYCSVYDHRPKACREFPHTDRKKFQQISNLTLKNVAICPAAYNIVEEMKKRLPNYSS from the coding sequence ATGAATAAGCAGCTCGAACAGCTGGCAGAAAAAGCCAAAGTTAACCATAAAGCGAACAAGAAGTTCTTCGCCAAGCTCAAAAAGCGTCCGCCAAAGCATCTGGATGCCCTGATGGTAGAACTGCACGAGGACGAGTTTACACGAACAGATTGTCTGGAGTGCGCCAACTGCTGCAAGACCACAGGTCCTTTGTTTACCGATAAGGACATTGATAGACTTGCCAAGCTCTTTAAAATGAAACAGCAGCAGTTCATTGAAACCTATTTGCGGATCGATGAAGAAAACGACTATGTTCTGCAGACGGTGCCTTGTCCTTTTCTAGGTGCCGATAATTACTGTTCGGTCTACGATCATCGCCCTAAGGCTTGTCGTGAATTTCCGCATACGGACCGCAAGAAGTTTCAGCAGATCTCCAACCTGACCTTAAAGAATGTAGCCATCTGCCCAGCGGCTTATAATATTGTGGAGGAAATGAAAAAGCGCTTGCCTAATTATTCGTCGTAA
- a CDS encoding bifunctional 2-polyprenyl-6-hydroxyphenol methylase/3-demethylubiquinol 3-O-methyltransferase UbiG — protein MRVTDLMGQAIKDHFAGKDTEDLWNETSISEKDVLPLKHLFRDYDDMPFIEQKALELARGKILDVGCGAGSHSLYLQKQGHDVTALDLSTDNIEVTKARGVMQTRCESIYELEHEKFDTLLLLMNGTGLFGRLDQTKKALEHLRSLLAPQGQILIDSSDLQYMYDYDEAGNLDVPEYLKYYGELECVLHYKGQQSEPYYWLYLDPETFGILAQLAGLQFELIEEGENFDYLARLTAV, from the coding sequence ATGCGTGTTACCGATCTCATGGGCCAGGCCATAAAAGACCACTTTGCGGGTAAAGATACAGAAGACCTCTGGAACGAAACCTCCATTAGCGAAAAGGATGTCTTGCCACTAAAACATTTGTTCCGTGACTATGACGACATGCCTTTTATTGAACAAAAGGCTTTGGAACTAGCTCGTGGTAAAATTTTGGATGTTGGCTGCGGAGCTGGCTCGCATAGCCTATACCTCCAAAAGCAAGGTCATGACGTAACCGCTTTAGATCTTAGCACCGATAATATTGAAGTAACTAAAGCTCGCGGTGTAATGCAAACGCGCTGCGAATCTATCTACGAGCTTGAACATGAAAAGTTTGACACCTTACTACTTCTGATGAACGGCACTGGGCTTTTTGGGCGCTTGGATCAGACTAAAAAAGCCTTGGAACATCTCAGATCGCTCTTGGCTCCGCAGGGACAAATCCTCATAGACTCCAGTGACCTGCAATATATGTATGACTACGATGAGGCTGGAAACTTGGACGTGCCCGAATATTTAAAATATTACGGGGAGCTGGAATGTGTGTTGCATTACAAAGGGCAACAATCCGAACCTTATTATTGGTTGTACCTGGACCCAGAGACCTTTGGGATCTTGGCCCAATTGGCGGGTTTACAGTTTGAACTTATCGAAGAAGGGGAGAACTTCGATTATCTCGCCAGACTTACTGCTGTTTAG
- a CDS encoding DUF2059 domain-containing protein, translating to MRALFLLTLLSLFCFSADAQTDAAQQQTINYLKINGTQTQYEAAFDQMVGLIKNQFEGSGVPASQWEKLEAKKSEAVSGIVNMLASVYRSYFEETDIQNLYTHYSSSPEQQRANQNTFINSATGQKLVAVQQSLIQNISAASESWSRDLYMDTINELKALGYAPKQQ from the coding sequence ATGAGAGCTCTCTTTCTATTAACGCTACTTTCACTGTTTTGTTTTTCTGCGGATGCCCAAACAGATGCTGCACAACAACAGACCATCAATTATCTTAAAATAAACGGGACGCAAACCCAGTACGAAGCGGCTTTTGACCAAATGGTCGGACTGATAAAGAATCAATTCGAAGGTTCTGGGGTGCCTGCATCGCAGTGGGAAAAATTAGAGGCTAAAAAATCCGAAGCTGTATCGGGTATAGTGAATATGCTAGCTTCTGTATACCGTAGTTATTTCGAAGAAACCGATATTCAGAACCTATATACACATTACAGCAGTTCCCCAGAGCAGCAGCGAGCCAATCAGAATACGTTTATCAATTCTGCTACCGGACAGAAGTTGGTAGCAGTGCAACAAAGTCTTATTCAGAATATTTCTGCCGCATCAGAATCTTGGAGTCGCGATCTGTATATGGATACCATCAATGAGTTGAAGGCACTAGGTTATGCTCCTAAACAGCAGTAA